TTGAAAAGCTAACCTGAAGTGGGAAGCGCAGTATATACCTAAGACTTATTCTGCACTGAAAGTTTGCTTTGTCACTAAAAGTAAAACAAGACTGTGGTAGGATAGTAAGATCAGTAACACCTCAGTTAATCAGGTATCTTGGAGGAAGTGAAGAAAGACCCTAATTCAAGGGACAATTAATTGGCCTTTTATTCCAAGAATGGGCCTTAGTGGCAGTATCTTAAAAGCCCACAAGATGGAGATGTTTCCTAATGAAAGGCCTTTAATTTCTTTATAGAACTGAGTTAGTGTCACATCCCAGTCCCCACCCATGACCCTTCCCCAgttaaaaagatgagaaaatgttGAGCAAGTCTGATTTGATTCCCGTGGTGACATTTTTAGCCATTACATAACAAATTCTGACAGTTTACgcttaaaattaaaaacctccAGTCCTGTCTTTCTAAAGGGTAGAAAGAAGGTTAGGTATAGggtagctttttactttttttatttatttttgcacaaaGGGAGCATATGTAAAGCTGCCAGATCTGAActttctggtggtttgctgtaaTGTTAGTAAGATTtcaccttaaaatattttattttgagtgtATACCTTTGGTCTTAGAGTGTCTTGGTGGATTTCCGCCTACCACCCATCACTTTCTGCATTTTAAAGGCTTAAATACTTTATTGCTGGTTAACTGAGGTTCTACTGTAAACGAATCATCTAAGTTAATTAGTGGATTGTACTTCAATGGATAATTTTCACTAAATTGTTTATATTGCACATTACTTTTGTCCTAAGGACTCTTAGCACATCAAAAAAAATTGGTTCACAACTTAATTGTGAGATGcagaattttccattttatgtgCTAAGAGTTTTGTTAATGAGAGAATTGTTAAAATAGAAAAGGAGCTTCAGCATAGACACCAATGCTGGTTGCTGAGATCAGTGGGGAACTGCATAGCATTTTAACAAGTTTAATGAACATTTGGAAGAGAAATTTGAAGctaagattctgttttttttttttttttttttttttttttttttgctgttaaccTTTTAATTGGTAATCTAAGGAAAACTTTTATGTACAGTATTCTTACTTTGGGTATACGTTTATCTTTTAGCAAGTTGAAAGACTTAAATTTGCTGCTTGCTCactattttgtaattatttgggAGCAGCAGTAATAAGCCAGCTTTTTGGAATAGGATGTTCCTGATGTGTGGTTATGGTAGGAAGAATGATGTTTTAATATACTGCCCAGTAAACTGGTGCAGTTTGGAAAAGGTGTGTTATTGATGTGGATAATATTtaaggcaattttttaaaagcatcttaATACTGCTTTTTGTCTTTACAGGAAAATGTTTATAGGAGGCCTTAGCTGGGACACTACAAAGAAAGATCTGAAGGACTACTTTTCCAAATTTGGTGAAGTTGTAGACTGCACTCTGAAGTTAGATCCTATCACAGGGCGATCAAGGGGTTTTGGCTTTGTGCTATTTAAAGAATCGGAGAGTGTAGATAAGGTAGTGTGTTACGTGTTCTGATcagttaataatataaaatattaacatatggaTAGTTTGATACAATGAGTTTGCCTATTTGTGGTTCCCCCTTTTGAAGTATAGGAAGGAAGAATAGTTCTTGCCCCAGTACGTTTTATGAAGATAGAGGTAGGTTCAGGAATTATTTCCTGAATAATTTGTGTTCCAGGCTCTGCTAAATTTTGAAATTAACTTTAAAGATACTGTAGACTTAAAGATGCCTAGTTAAAAGGATGTGTTTTAGCAGTTCACAGAAGtccatattttgaaattttgttagGCAAGCAACTTTTAACTGAATCATTATTTTGATCCTGGGCTAAAGGGAAGTAGCAGTCATGTTTGTATATATTGCTGAAGGGAAGTAGCAGTCATGTTTATATATATTGAAGTTAAAACGTAATGGTTATCTAGTAATTGGTTAAATTTGTGTATGTCCTACCATTCTTACCTTTAGATTTAAACACTAGTATATGTTAGTTGATGTTATATCACCACCATGACTTGACAGTTTAATCTTGAGCAAGTCAACATATGCTTGGCATTATCtgtatttatagttatttttaagtaaGTTAATATTCTCTGAACTTTAGttaagatacatattttttaaatgaaaacttcaATTTCCTTAGGTCATGGATCAAAAAGAACATAAATTGAATGGGAAGGTGATTGATCCTAAAAGGGCCAAAGCCATGAAAACAAAAGAGccggttaaaaaaatttttgttggtGGCCTTTCTCCAGATACACCTGAAGAGAAAATAAGGGAGTACTTTGGTGGTTTTGGTGAGGTATGTTATAAATGTTTTGACCCAGTTTATGTCAAAATTAGTGTGAATGTGATTGTCCCATTATGGACTCAGAGTCATGTGGCTTTTCAAAGCTGTTAGGGTAGGTTATGTGATTTGTTTTGGAATAAGGATATTGTTAATACTTTATTAGCAGGTCTTTGAAGGTTGGATGATGTGTTTTTCTCATTGAGCACCTCACTCTATGCAAAGTATTGCTGGGGTAGAGTATACAAAGATGAAATAGACAAACATTCTTAAATACAGTTAAGAGGAAGAAATCTAGATTAGAAGGAGACTTGTTGAAAATAGGAAAGGAATTAAGAATAGGGTGTAGTGCCTTATCAATTGAAATGCATGTATAAGTGCAAATTTAATGAGATGAATAATTAGAGACTTATTAGTGAGGCTggacgcgatggctcatgcctgtagtaatcccagcacttgggaggccaaagtgggtggattactgtagaccaggagttgaagaccattctggacaacatagtgagaccctgtctcaattaaaagtaaaacagaCTTAGACTCATTAGTGAAATAGTTAGATAATAGAAGTTTCTTTTATGAATTAATGAAAGTTGAGAAATTTGTGGCCTTGGGCCCCAGATACATCCTGCAGACATTTATTGCTTGATTCAAACAATAACGTGCTTTTTTAGTATTGAGGATTTGAGATATTGCCCACAAAGCTCAGtatctagctttttaaaaatatttgcaagagcACGCAACATGGGAACTGACACTGCCCTCCCGTACGGCAGCATCTCTCAAACTGAGTAGTAGCTTCCATCTTGGTTTGGGCATATGCTCTCCAGTTTTTAGTAGTCCTCACCACCCTACTTCCTATTTTctctcaaatacatttttattctgtttttcttaaatttgactgttttcttcttgttctttgtGGGCATTTGAATTTGTGACCCTTGAGTTAGGTAGTAAATGTCAGTGCCTGGTaaagcttatttttgtaaatagttGTGAAGACCTTAGATGAAATGGATGTTCTAATTTGAAGAATTCCTTAAAAGGATTAGAATAAATAGGGAGAAACAAGAGAATAGAACTTCAGTGCCAAATAGatgttttctttgtgtatttcCCCCCCTCTAAACTTGTGTTTCTTTTAAGGTCAATAAAATGCATGTTAgcatattaaaatttgttttttaataccaGGTGGAATCCATAGAGCTCCCCATGGACAACAAGACCAATAAGAGGCGTGGATTCTGCTTTATTACCTTTAAGGAAGAAGAACCAGTAAAGAagataatggaaaagaaataccaCAATGTTGGTCTTAGTAAAGTAAGTTAAGCGTCCATTTACTTGTAGAGAAAACTAGCTGTTGTAAAGAGCTTAATCATTTATCTTTCTCTGTAAAGGCTTAAGTTCTTTGCATGCTTTAAAAACTTCTTATTGGTTACTTATCATTGACCAACTTTTTGTGGGGAGCAGGATGGACACATTTGTTAGTGTTTTTGTCTAGGctttcacaaaaatattttttaggacTTGACAAGTAAAATGAGGTAACATCACTAGCAAGTACTCATAAGTGGTTACTCTTAAGTCCTAAATATTGGTTTAATTAATAAACTGACTTTGAGGAAAGTTTCAAATTAGCCTACTCTAAACATGTTGGCTATTCTGGTTATTAGAAACTTacttagcaacttttattttcttgagtcagtttaataatgtaatttttctcttttagtgTGAAATAAAAGTAGCCATGTCGAAGGAACAATATCAGCAACAGCAACAGTGGGGATCTAGAGGAGGATTTGCAGGAAGAGCTCGTGGAAGAGGTGGTGGTAAGCTAGAGCCTAAGTTTACTCTATCTTAagcttttctgctttttaattatCCTGAAGTAAAGATCTTTGCTGATCTTCTGACTTTAGTGAACCTATTAATGTGCTGCAGGCCCCAGTCAAAACTGGAACCAGGGATATAGTAACTATTGGAATCAAGGCTATGGCAACTATGGATATAACAGCCAAGGTTACGGTGGTTATGGAGGATATGACTACACTGGTTACAACAACTACTATGGATATGGTGATTATAGCAGTAAGTACTATACTTTTTATATTAACTgctatttgacatttattttgtaCAAATTTGGATAGGCAGAAAGGTTAGTGTAGTCTTGCCAAGTGCAAATGTCTTcaggtttcaaattcctggaaaCTTGAAACTGCAGCCATTTTATTGCTTGGTTCCTCCCAGCCTGTATGTATCACACACACGTTATAAGGGTAGGGTGTATGTGTGGTTCTATATATGTTTGCTGGGCATTTGTTTTACttggatttaaaaattttaagctcAGTTCAGATCTTTTAAGCTCAAGGTATTCTAAATGTCACTTCTTGGACCAGCCAATAATCTTGGCATGATGTGTCATAATCCTATAAAATTGAATAATACCACATGTTGCCAGTTAAAACTAACAGTATCCTCGCTTTAGGATTATTAGTGTAGAAACTCTTAAAACAGATGTTGAGCTTGATAGAACCAAAAAACTTGACTTTTAGACATGGAAAGCCCTGACTTCATTGTGCAACTAAGGTAGTTGCTCTCCACCTAATTTGTAGCAACTGTTGAGTCGTCAGGTAAAGGGTTCTACTAGAAGCAATCTTACATTTTTTTTGAGGAGAGTGG
The nucleotide sequence above comes from Symphalangus syndactylus isolate Jambi chromosome 10, NHGRI_mSymSyn1-v2.1_pri, whole genome shotgun sequence. Encoded proteins:
- the HNRNPD gene encoding heterogeneous nuclear ribonucleoprotein D0 isoform X1 — protein: MSEEQFGGDGAAAAATAAVGGSAGEQEGAMVAATQGAAAAAGSGAGTGGGTASGGTEGGSAESEGAKIDASKNEEDEGHSNSSPRHSEAATAQREEWKMFIGGLSWDTTKKDLKDYFSKFGEVVDCTLKLDPITGRSRGFGFVLFKESESVDKVMDQKEHKLNGKVIDPKRAKAMKTKEPVKKIFVGGLSPDTPEEKIREYFGGFGEVESIELPMDNKTNKRRGFCFITFKEEEPVKKIMEKKYHNVGLSKCEIKVAMSKEQYQQQQQWGSRGGFAGRARGRGGGPSQNWNQGYSNYWNQGYGNYGYNSQGYGGYGGYDYTGYNNYYGYGDYSNQQSGYGKVSRRGGHQNSYKPY
- the HNRNPD gene encoding heterogeneous nuclear ribonucleoprotein D0 isoform X3; amino-acid sequence: MSEEQFGGDGAAAAATAAVGGSAGEQEGAMVAATQGAAAAAGSGAGTGGGTASGGTEGGSAESEGAKIDASKNEEDEGHSNSSPRHSEAATAQREEWKMFIGGLSWDTTKKDLKDYFSKFGEVVDCTLKLDPITGRSRGFGFVLFKESESVDKVMDQKEHKLNGKVIDPKRAKAMKTKEPVKKIFVGGLSPDTPEEKIREYFGGFGEVESIELPMDNKTNKRRGFCFITFKEEEPVKKIMEKKYHNVGLSKCEIKVAMSKEQYQQQQQWGSRGGFAGRARGRGGDQQSGYGKVSRRGGHQNSYKPY
- the HNRNPD gene encoding heterogeneous nuclear ribonucleoprotein D0 isoform X2 yields the protein MSEEQFGGDGAAAAATAAVGGSAGEQEGAMVAATQGAAAAAGSGAGTGGGTASGGTEGGSAESEGAKIDASKNEEDEGKMFIGGLSWDTTKKDLKDYFSKFGEVVDCTLKLDPITGRSRGFGFVLFKESESVDKVMDQKEHKLNGKVIDPKRAKAMKTKEPVKKIFVGGLSPDTPEEKIREYFGGFGEVESIELPMDNKTNKRRGFCFITFKEEEPVKKIMEKKYHNVGLSKCEIKVAMSKEQYQQQQQWGSRGGFAGRARGRGGGPSQNWNQGYSNYWNQGYGNYGYNSQGYGGYGGYDYTGYNNYYGYGDYSNQQSGYGKVSRRGGHQNSYKPY
- the HNRNPD gene encoding heterogeneous nuclear ribonucleoprotein D0 isoform X4 gives rise to the protein MSEEQFGGDGAAAAATAAVGGSAGEQEGAMVAATQGAAAAAGSGAGTGGGTASGGTEGGSAESEGAKIDASKNEEDEGKMFIGGLSWDTTKKDLKDYFSKFGEVVDCTLKLDPITGRSRGFGFVLFKESESVDKVMDQKEHKLNGKVIDPKRAKAMKTKEPVKKIFVGGLSPDTPEEKIREYFGGFGEVESIELPMDNKTNKRRGFCFITFKEEEPVKKIMEKKYHNVGLSKCEIKVAMSKEQYQQQQQWGSRGGFAGRARGRGGDQQSGYGKVSRRGGHQNSYKPY